From one Deltaproteobacteria bacterium GWA2_45_12 genomic stretch:
- a CDS encoding fructose-6-phosphate aldolase (similar to novel fructose-6-phosphate aldolase from Escherichia coli; enzyme from Methanocaldococcus janaschii shows transaldolase activity): MKIFIDSADIKEIKEAHAMGVIDGVTTNPSLVAKTGRKFEDVLKDIVAVVDGPISAETVTIKHHEIVEEAKILAKIHPNIVVKIPLIEEGLKAIRTCTELGIKTNCTLCFSANQALLAAKAGATYISPFVGRLDDIGQVGMDLIKQIKTIYTNYRLKTEILVASVRNPIHFLDAALIGADVATVPFAVIQQLAKHTLTDLGLKKFLDDWQKVPK, translated from the coding sequence ATGAAAATCTTCATCGACAGTGCCGATATTAAAGAAATCAAAGAAGCCCATGCCATGGGAGTTATTGATGGGGTGACCACCAACCCGTCGCTAGTCGCCAAAACGGGGCGCAAATTTGAGGATGTACTCAAAGACATTGTCGCCGTCGTCGATGGCCCCATTTCCGCAGAAACAGTCACCATCAAGCATCACGAAATTGTTGAAGAAGCCAAGATTTTGGCCAAAATCCATCCCAATATCGTCGTTAAAATCCCCTTGATTGAAGAAGGCCTGAAAGCCATCCGCACCTGCACAGAACTTGGTATTAAAACCAATTGCACTCTTTGTTTTTCGGCCAATCAGGCGTTACTCGCCGCCAAAGCGGGAGCTACTTATATTAGTCCTTTTGTGGGAAGACTTGATGATATTGGGCAGGTAGGCATGGATCTCATCAAACAAATTAAAACCATTTATACCAATTACCGGCTAAAAACAGAGATTTTGGTGGCCAGTGTACGCAACCCCATCCACTTTCTTGATGCCGCCCTCATCGGAGCGGATGTGGCAACAGTCCCCTTTGCAGTTATTCAACAACTGGCCAAACACACGCTTACCGATCTTGGATTAAAGAAATTCTTGGATGACTGGCAGAAGGTTCCAAAATGA
- a CDS encoding LL-diaminopimelate aminotransferase, giving the protein MAQINDNYLKLAAGYLFPEIGRRVKTFQEKNPKADIIRLGIGDVVRPLSPTLIKAFHQGVDEMAKNETFKGYGPEQGYPFLIQAIIENDFKPRGVSLKATEVFVSDGSKCDTGNIQEIFSINNSVAVTDPVYPVYVDTNVMAGRTGPLDKSGRYAGLVYMPTTAENNFTPELPKQKVDLIYLCSPNNPTGAVMDKATLQKWVDYARKNEAVILFDAAYEAFISEAQIPHSIYEIEGAKEVAIEFRSFSKTAGFTGTRCAYTVIPEELKVKDSQGNKVSVNSLWSRRHTTKFNGVSYPVQKAAAACFSPEGKKEIRETIAYYMNNAKLIREGLSSLGIQVYGGVNAPYIWLKTPAKLSSWEFFDKLLSECHVVGTPGAGFGPSGEGYFRLSAFGFTEKIEEAIERIKTQLKL; this is encoded by the coding sequence ATGGCTCAAATCAACGACAACTATCTCAAACTGGCCGCCGGTTACTTGTTTCCTGAAATCGGGCGACGTGTAAAAACCTTTCAGGAAAAAAATCCCAAAGCCGATATCATCCGCTTGGGCATTGGCGACGTGGTACGTCCCCTCTCCCCAACGTTGATCAAGGCCTTCCACCAAGGGGTGGACGAAATGGCCAAAAACGAAACATTCAAAGGATATGGTCCGGAACAGGGATACCCGTTTTTAATCCAGGCCATTATTGAAAACGATTTCAAACCTCGCGGCGTTTCTTTAAAAGCAACGGAAGTTTTTGTTTCCGACGGTTCCAAATGCGACACAGGCAATATTCAGGAAATCTTTAGCATCAACAATAGTGTGGCCGTTACCGACCCTGTTTACCCCGTTTATGTCGACACAAATGTAATGGCCGGACGTACAGGCCCCTTGGATAAAAGCGGACGTTATGCCGGGCTTGTCTACATGCCCACCACGGCCGAAAATAATTTCACACCGGAACTTCCCAAACAAAAAGTGGATCTCATTTATTTGTGTTCACCCAACAACCCCACGGGGGCTGTGATGGACAAAGCCACTCTTCAAAAATGGGTGGACTATGCCCGTAAAAATGAAGCCGTCATTTTGTTTGATGCTGCCTATGAGGCTTTTATTTCAGAGGCTCAAATTCCCCATTCCATTTATGAAATCGAAGGAGCCAAGGAAGTGGCTATCGAATTCCGGAGTTTTTCAAAAACCGCCGGGTTCACCGGGACGCGTTGCGCCTACACGGTAATTCCTGAAGAGCTGAAAGTAAAAGATTCACAGGGTAATAAAGTATCTGTCAACAGTCTGTGGAGCCGCCGTCACACCACCAAATTCAATGGGGTAAGCTACCCCGTTCAAAAAGCGGCCGCCGCCTGCTTTAGTCCTGAAGGAAAAAAAGAAATCCGCGAGACCATTGCCTATTACATGAATAACGCCAAACTCATCCGCGAAGGCTTAAGTTCGTTGGGCATCCAGGTTTATGGTGGGGTAAACGCCCCCTATATTTGGCTTAAAACCCCTGCCAAACTTTCTTCCTGGGAATTTTTCGACAAACTTCTTTCCGAATGCCACGTCGTGGGCACCCCTGGCGCCGGCTTTGGTCCTTCGGGCGAAGGCTATTTCCGCCTTTCAGCGTTTGGATTTACAGAAAAAATCGAAGAGGCGATTGAACGGATTAAAACGCAGTTGAAACTATAG
- a CDS encoding DNA polymerase III, subunit gamma and tau, producing MSYQVFARKYRPQHFDEVIGQEAAVTTLKNAIDLKRIHHAYLFCGARGVGKTSLARIFAKSLNCEKGPTTTPCQTCSSCVGITKGTSMDVLEIDGASNTSVNDVRELREQTKFLPSHGKYKIYIIDEVHMLSTSAFNALLKTLEEPPPHIIFVFATTEPHKIPITILSRCQRFDLKRLPQDKLAGHLKNIMSQEKVTLDDESIHLLIGASEGSVRDSLSLLDQVISFCGNHPSSEQIRDILGLADRVLLLETLRAILSEDIGHALKQVEGLFNKGFDLKIFAEGLLELLRDALIVKESPLSPTSLSQQENENLKDWTQKIPSTHLLILFQILLRGTEEISRSSLPKIVFETTLIKMMKVRELVSIPELVEKLNAENNPPNMVRLRLQPEPATSNQQSSPPSSTHERPATSQPSPDLHSLWRSFVQKVLETRPQIGAILEHARPLKKVENLISLGFDPQSIYPDMLKDRLKTIEEMAVGFFKQQIHFSLEKSAENQKQGGPTVAQQKQEEQIQRSTKLREDALNDPSIKLAQEILGAKVKEIREIK from the coding sequence TTGAGTTATCAAGTTTTCGCCCGCAAATATCGCCCTCAGCATTTTGACGAAGTCATTGGCCAAGAAGCGGCTGTCACCACGCTTAAAAACGCCATTGATTTAAAGCGCATTCATCATGCCTATCTTTTTTGCGGGGCCCGGGGTGTGGGGAAAACTTCATTGGCCCGTATTTTTGCCAAATCACTCAATTGCGAAAAAGGCCCCACCACCACCCCTTGTCAAACCTGTTCTTCCTGTGTCGGTATCACCAAGGGAACATCTATGGATGTGTTGGAAATTGATGGGGCCTCAAACACTTCAGTCAATGATGTGCGTGAATTAAGGGAACAAACAAAGTTTCTACCTTCCCACGGCAAGTATAAAATTTATATTATTGATGAAGTGCACATGCTTTCCACCAGCGCTTTTAATGCCCTGCTTAAAACATTGGAAGAGCCACCCCCGCATATCATTTTTGTGTTTGCCACAACTGAACCTCACAAAATACCCATCACCATTCTCTCACGCTGCCAGCGCTTTGACCTTAAAAGGCTCCCTCAAGACAAACTTGCGGGGCATTTAAAAAACATCATGTCCCAGGAAAAAGTGACCCTTGATGATGAAAGCATTCATCTTCTCATCGGCGCCTCGGAAGGGTCGGTGCGCGATAGCCTTTCTCTTTTGGACCAAGTCATCAGTTTTTGTGGCAATCACCCTTCAAGCGAGCAAATTCGGGATATTCTGGGGTTGGCCGACCGTGTATTGCTTCTTGAAACCCTCAGGGCCATCCTTTCAGAAGATATTGGCCACGCCCTCAAACAGGTGGAAGGACTTTTTAACAAGGGTTTTGATCTAAAAATTTTTGCCGAAGGGCTCTTGGAGCTTTTACGTGATGCTCTCATTGTTAAAGAAAGCCCCTTATCTCCCACAAGCCTCTCACAGCAAGAAAATGAAAACCTCAAAGATTGGACACAAAAAATTCCCTCGACTCATTTGCTGATCTTGTTTCAAATTTTATTGCGCGGCACCGAAGAAATTTCGCGAAGCAGTCTTCCCAAAATCGTTTTTGAAACCACTCTGATTAAAATGATGAAAGTACGCGAACTCGTTTCGATACCGGAATTGGTGGAGAAGTTAAACGCTGAGAATAACCCACCAAACATGGTTCGACTTAGGCTTCAGCCGGAACCAGCAACTAGCAACCAACAATCCTCTCCTCCCTCTTCTACCCACGAGCGACCAGCGACAAGTCAACCATCCCCCGACCTCCACTCCCTCTGGCGATCCTTTGTCCAAAAAGTTTTGGAGACCCGGCCCCAAATTGGGGCCATTTTGGAACATGCCCGCCCCTTGAAAAAAGTGGAAAACCTCATTTCTCTTGGCTTTGATCCCCAATCCATCTACCCTGACATGCTCAAAGACCGGCTTAAAACCATTGAAGAAATGGCGGTTGGATTTTTCAAACAGCAGATTCATTTTTCATTGGAAAAATCGGCGGAAAATCAGAAACAAGGTGGCCCTACAGTGGCCCAACAAAAACAAGAAGAGCAAATTCAACGTTCAACCAAATTAAGAGAAGATGCGTTAAATGACCCAAGCATCAAACTGGCCCAAGAGATTTTGGGAGCCAAAGTAAAAGAAATCAGGGAAATCAAATAA
- a CDS encoding 2-amino-4-hydroxy-6-hydroxymethyldihydropteridine diphosphokinase, with protein MQKQIFIGIGANLGSPLAQCQRALTLLSGHPQLHLVRTSSFYESEPLVPGGVSPKTVPCYVNAVCEMTTELSPAKVLEILIQIEKEMGRERRAKWESRIIDLDFLAYENVVLNSSQLTLPHPEMAHRSFVLVPLCEIAPQWMHPVLKKTVGEMVQLMGQNQKITPLMLLTR; from the coding sequence ATGCAAAAGCAAATATTCATCGGTATCGGAGCTAATTTGGGGAGTCCTTTGGCTCAATGTCAAAGAGCTTTAACGCTTCTTTCAGGGCATCCCCAACTTCATTTGGTCAGAACCTCGTCTTTCTATGAGTCGGAACCTTTAGTGCCCGGCGGGGTTTCGCCCAAAACTGTGCCTTGCTATGTCAACGCTGTTTGTGAAATGACCACAGAGCTTAGCCCGGCCAAAGTTTTGGAAATCCTCATTCAAATTGAAAAAGAGATGGGAAGGGAGCGCCGGGCCAAGTGGGAATCACGAATCATTGATCTGGATTTTTTGGCCTATGAGAACGTGGTCTTAAATTCGAGCCAACTGACACTCCCCCACCCTGAAATGGCCCATCGTTCCTTCGTTTTGGTCCCCCTTTGTGAAATAGCCCCCCAGTGGATGCACCCTGTTTTGAAAAAAACAGTGGGGGAAATGGTCCAACTCATGGGACAAAATCAGAAAATAACCCCATTAATGTTGTTGACTCGCTAG
- a CDS encoding recombination protein RecR gives MTSLDLLTHELSKLPGVGNKTALRLALFITRQPAQYALSLAKALTEVTSKIRFCSVCFHLTDQELCSVCTNPMRDHKILCVVEESSDLMALEKTKIYRGRYHVLQGALSPLDGIGPDNLRVKELIQRLRSEPVEEIILATSPNVTGDATALYVSKLIKPLGLRMTKLASGLPVGGDIQYADPVTLSRAFEHRMEY, from the coding sequence ATGACCTCTCTTGACCTTCTCACACATGAATTATCAAAACTTCCCGGCGTGGGGAATAAAACGGCCCTACGCCTGGCTCTTTTTATCACGCGTCAACCGGCTCAATATGCCCTCAGCCTGGCAAAAGCCTTAACCGAGGTCACTTCAAAAATCCGTTTTTGTTCGGTTTGTTTTCATTTAACAGACCAGGAACTATGCTCCGTTTGTACCAACCCCATGCGGGATCATAAAATTTTATGTGTGGTTGAAGAATCTTCTGATCTTATGGCCCTGGAAAAAACGAAAATCTATCGCGGCCGTTATCATGTGTTACAAGGGGCCCTTTCTCCCTTGGATGGCATTGGACCGGACAATCTGCGCGTTAAAGAATTAATCCAACGATTGCGTTCCGAGCCCGTGGAAGAAATCATTCTGGCTACTTCCCCCAATGTCACAGGGGATGCCACAGCCCTGTATGTTTCAAAACTGATCAAACCTCTGGGGTTGCGCATGACCAAATTAGCCTCAGGGCTTCCCGTGGGAGGCGACATTCAGTATGCTGACCCGGTCACACTTTCTCGCGCTTTTGAACACAGGATGGAGTATTAA
- a CDS encoding 4-hydroxy-3-methylbut-2-enyl diphosphate reductase gives MTVNESILDFKMNRKGFGLKDDIKTDLDRYYKSQLVEEIKAAGYSKTYGPLTIHLAKEFGFCYGVDRAVELAYETRKRYPDKRVFLTTEIIHNPLVNTDLQKMGIRFLAGQYKDADFDEIKENDVVIVPAFGTTVNMLSKLMDKKCELIDTICASVIVVWKRIEKYAKNGFTVVVHGKHYHEETQATTSRVSVFPDGKYIVVFNEKEAQEICDYIVKGENKETFIEKFREVMSPGFDPDRDFIKIGLANQTTMLSSESLQIANMIKQALIKRYGETALNEHYMSFDTICNATQDRQDAIVKLKEKNPDFILVLGGYNSSNTNHLCEMAEKIAPTYHIDRTECLVSSTLIRHKPFGKKTEIETRQWLKNGALSVGITAGASTPNIEISRVVEKLLSFVQA, from the coding sequence ATGACTGTAAACGAAAGCATTTTGGATTTTAAGATGAACCGCAAGGGCTTTGGGCTTAAGGACGATATCAAGACTGATCTTGACCGCTATTATAAGAGCCAACTTGTTGAAGAAATTAAAGCCGCCGGTTACTCCAAAACCTATGGGCCCCTTACCATCCACTTGGCCAAGGAATTTGGATTTTGTTACGGTGTTGACCGAGCGGTGGAGCTGGCTTACGAAACCCGCAAACGTTACCCTGACAAACGCGTTTTTCTCACCACCGAAATCATCCATAATCCCTTGGTTAATACCGATCTTCAAAAAATGGGCATTCGTTTTTTAGCGGGCCAATACAAAGACGCCGATTTTGATGAAATTAAGGAAAATGACGTCGTCATCGTACCCGCCTTTGGCACCACCGTGAACATGCTTTCAAAGCTCATGGACAAAAAATGCGAACTCATCGACACTATTTGCGCTTCCGTGATTGTGGTGTGGAAGCGCATTGAAAAATACGCCAAAAACGGGTTCACCGTGGTTGTTCACGGAAAACATTACCACGAAGAAACGCAGGCAACGACGTCCCGTGTCTCTGTTTTTCCAGATGGAAAATACATCGTTGTTTTCAATGAAAAAGAAGCCCAGGAAATATGCGACTATATTGTTAAAGGTGAAAACAAAGAAACCTTTATCGAAAAATTCAGGGAAGTGATGTCCCCCGGTTTTGATCCTGACCGCGATTTTATAAAAATTGGTTTGGCCAACCAGACCACGATGCTGTCTTCTGAATCGCTGCAAATTGCCAACATGATCAAACAGGCCCTTATCAAACGTTATGGCGAAACCGCTTTAAACGAACACTATATGTCCTTTGACACCATTTGCAACGCCACGCAAGACAGACAAGATGCCATTGTAAAATTGAAGGAAAAAAATCCCGATTTTATTTTGGTGCTTGGGGGTTACAACAGTTCCAACACCAATCACCTGTGTGAAATGGCTGAAAAAATCGCCCCTACCTATCATATTGACCGCACCGAATGCCTGGTTTCATCCACCTTAATCCGCCACAAGCCTTTTGGAAAAAAAACTGAAATTGAAACAAGGCAATGGCTTAAAAATGGCGCCCTTTCAGTGGGGATTACTGCCGGCGCTTCCACACCCAATATCGAAATAAGCCGGGTGGTTGAAAAACTATTGTCGTTTGTCCAAGCCTAA
- a CDS encoding nucleoid-associated protein, YbaB/EbfC family, with protein sequence MNINQIMKQAQQLQKELKKQQEMLATKEFEASSGGGMVTCKVNGRGEVLKITIDPEVVNKDDIDMLQDLIMAAVNEATNRAQEAQQDQMGGMMGNLGLKIPGM encoded by the coding sequence ATGAACATCAACCAAATCATGAAGCAAGCCCAGCAGCTTCAAAAAGAATTGAAAAAACAGCAGGAAATGCTTGCCACCAAGGAATTTGAGGCGTCAAGCGGCGGAGGCATGGTCACCTGTAAGGTAAATGGACGTGGAGAAGTGCTCAAAATAACCATTGATCCTGAAGTAGTTAATAAAGACGATATCGACATGCTCCAAGACCTCATTATGGCTGCCGTTAATGAAGCCACCAACCGCGCACAAGAAGCCCAACAAGACCAAATGGGTGGCATGATGGGTAATCTTGGATTGAAAATCCCCGGGATGTAA
- a CDS encoding DNA internalization-related competence protein ComEC/Rec2 has product MREFFSRPLIWPLLVLILSVLIHDSFFRAHDIHLPKGKFSLEAKLLLKDPSKNKLIVEPLKGNALLTDFSGKIQITTAEPIPASWNAGDEFHFDSIKLSKPAHYQNPGGFDYRQYLYRHNIEATAFVSNLSTLHKVKDHTHFFVEAKNRFQKRMTRWIHRDPNKEAGAVLIAMVWGDESHLSEETNELFRKMGLSHLLVLSGLQFVVVAALFFKGLLFLGRIYPKVYLYGWRQVAAVGTLALVNIYLFICVSSPSVMRAYIGISCYLIALVFKKDRDPLNILFLAALLILILNPYDLFEVSFQFSFVSVLSLILFQPTFKNKMAIFFTKFGRFGNFAGNLVSSSLAVFIGLGPLLLFYFHTLQPHGLWMNLWAIPYVEMLVVPLGLAGLVLAPLVPGLAKVFLWMGLKLTAFFLTVLHGLDSFLDPPPLFYPPYKGELVLYYLILMFLFFRFSSKVKWSGVAILVLILVSEVGWSFGFFKPGNQFSITQIDVGQGDSLLLELPGHKNILVDGGGSAYFDMGENVLIPNLLYRRIPALDVVCVTHADTDHYLGLQTLLEKYPVRELWWNGFVSEDERYNQLIKSARQRGIVVREMTKGMKTKMDQAEVSVLWPPAGMQQKKDNNESIVLQIKVKEHTALLTGDAEFPSEASLVEEGLLQSADYLKLGHHGSRTSSSEMFLQAVHPQLATAGLKEGNRFHHPHPEVVERLGQWGIPFFRTDRDGAITIHFKEGGFLVDRFVGEKVFILRY; this is encoded by the coding sequence TTGCGAGAATTTTTTTCTCGTCCCCTAATTTGGCCCCTGCTTGTTTTGATTCTTTCGGTTCTTATTCATGATTCATTTTTTAGAGCCCATGACATTCATTTACCCAAAGGAAAATTTTCTTTGGAGGCCAAACTTCTTTTAAAAGATCCATCCAAAAACAAATTGATTGTTGAACCTTTAAAAGGAAATGCGTTATTAACCGATTTTTCAGGCAAGATCCAAATCACAACGGCCGAACCCATCCCGGCTTCGTGGAATGCAGGCGATGAATTTCATTTTGATTCCATCAAATTATCCAAGCCGGCTCATTATCAAAACCCGGGCGGATTTGATTACCGGCAGTATCTTTACCGCCACAATATCGAAGCCACGGCTTTTGTTTCCAATCTTTCCACCCTTCATAAGGTAAAGGATCACACCCATTTTTTTGTCGAAGCCAAAAACAGGTTTCAGAAAAGAATGACCCGGTGGATTCATCGTGATCCCAACAAGGAAGCCGGAGCCGTGCTCATTGCCATGGTGTGGGGGGATGAAAGCCATTTGAGTGAGGAAACAAACGAATTATTTCGCAAAATGGGGCTTTCCCATCTTTTGGTTTTGTCCGGATTGCAATTTGTTGTTGTGGCGGCCCTGTTTTTTAAGGGGCTTTTATTTTTGGGGCGAATTTATCCCAAAGTTTATTTGTATGGTTGGCGGCAGGTGGCGGCTGTGGGCACCTTGGCTCTGGTAAACATCTATTTGTTTATTTGTGTGTCAAGCCCTTCGGTGATGCGAGCCTATATTGGTATCAGCTGTTATCTGATTGCCCTTGTTTTTAAAAAGGACCGCGATCCCCTCAATATTTTATTTTTGGCCGCCCTTCTTATCCTGATTTTAAATCCGTATGATTTGTTTGAAGTGTCGTTTCAATTTTCTTTTGTTTCTGTCTTAAGCCTCATCCTTTTTCAGCCCACTTTTAAAAATAAAATGGCCATTTTTTTTACAAAGTTTGGCCGATTTGGAAATTTTGCAGGCAATCTTGTCAGCTCTTCTCTGGCTGTTTTTATCGGGTTGGGGCCCCTGCTTCTTTTTTATTTCCACACCCTGCAACCCCATGGTTTGTGGATGAACCTGTGGGCCATCCCGTATGTTGAAATGCTTGTGGTGCCCTTGGGTTTGGCAGGACTGGTGCTGGCCCCCCTTGTGCCCGGCCTGGCTAAAGTCTTTTTATGGATGGGCCTTAAACTGACCGCTTTTTTTCTTACGGTTTTGCATGGGTTGGATTCATTTTTAGACCCACCACCTCTCTTTTACCCACCGTATAAAGGAGAACTCGTTTTGTATTATTTGATTTTGATGTTTTTGTTTTTTCGATTTTCATCCAAAGTGAAGTGGAGTGGGGTTGCCATCCTTGTCTTGATTTTGGTGTCAGAAGTGGGATGGAGTTTTGGTTTTTTCAAACCCGGAAATCAATTTTCAATTACACAAATAGATGTTGGCCAGGGAGATTCCCTTTTGTTGGAATTACCAGGTCATAAGAACATTTTAGTAGATGGGGGAGGGTCTGCTTATTTTGATATGGGAGAAAATGTTCTTATCCCAAATCTTCTTTACCGCCGCATTCCCGCCCTTGATGTGGTTTGTGTAACGCATGCCGATACGGACCATTATCTTGGATTACAAACCCTTTTGGAAAAATATCCGGTGCGTGAACTGTGGTGGAACGGGTTTGTCTCGGAGGATGAACGTTACAATCAATTAATAAAATCAGCCAGACAAAGAGGAATCGTCGTACGTGAAATGACAAAAGGGATGAAGACGAAAATGGATCAAGCCGAGGTCAGTGTGCTTTGGCCCCCTGCAGGAATGCAGCAAAAAAAGGACAATAACGAATCCATCGTACTTCAAATAAAAGTAAAAGAGCATACGGCGCTTCTTACGGGAGATGCGGAATTTCCTTCGGAGGCCAGCCTTGTTGAGGAAGGATTATTACAATCTGCGGATTATTTAAAACTGGGGCATCACGGAAGCCGCACTTCTTCCAGCGAAATGTTTTTACAAGCGGTTCATCCCCAATTGGCCACGGCAGGGCTTAAAGAAGGTAATCGTTTTCACCATCCGCATCCGGAAGTGGTGGAACGTTTGGGACAATGGGGAATTCCATTTTTCCGGACGGATCGTGACGGAGCCATTACGATTCACTTTAAAGAGGGTGGTTTTTTGGTGGATAGATTTGTCGGAGAGAAAGTTTTTATTCTGAGATACTAA